In Flammeovirgaceae bacterium 311, one DNA window encodes the following:
- a CDS encoding glycerol 3-phosphate dehydrogenase (nad(p)+) (COG0240 Glycerol-3-phosphate dehydrogenase), which produces MGKGDKVIGVIGAGSFGLAMANMLAEKNEVLLYARRLESVEHILQHDSYKGKPLHNRIRATNDLKELAGRCNVIFPIVPSANFRSMMQDLAPFLHPYHILIHGSKGLDICMPKEVDPRDNGLKIDRSCIRTMSEVIREESVVVRIGCLAGPNLATELIQKQPAATVVASHFKEVINEGIRLLRTDRFQVYGSPDLVGVELCGILKNIIAIASGAISGLGLGSNAQALLISRGMVEMIYLGRALGGDVHAFIGLAGVGDLVATCTSKLSRNFTVGYRLAQGETLQEILNSMEEIAEGVHTVQIMKNLAENLKVRAPITQLLYKVLFEGMKVEVALQYLMKYPFNIDVDFL; this is translated from the coding sequence ATGGGCAAAGGCGATAAGGTAATAGGTGTTATTGGAGCGGGTAGTTTTGGTCTGGCCATGGCAAACATGCTGGCAGAAAAAAATGAAGTGCTGCTCTATGCCCGTCGTCTGGAGTCGGTAGAGCATATACTGCAGCACGATTCGTACAAAGGTAAACCCTTACATAACCGCATCAGGGCTACCAATGATTTAAAGGAGCTGGCCGGCCGCTGCAATGTAATCTTTCCCATTGTGCCCTCTGCCAACTTCAGGAGCATGATGCAGGACCTGGCACCCTTCCTGCATCCCTACCATATCCTGATCCATGGTTCCAAAGGCCTGGATATTTGCATGCCAAAAGAGGTTGACCCACGCGATAACGGGCTCAAGATTGACAGAAGCTGTATACGTACCATGAGCGAGGTAATTCGCGAAGAAAGTGTGGTGGTGCGGATTGGCTGCCTGGCAGGGCCTAATCTGGCTACAGAACTTATTCAAAAGCAGCCTGCAGCCACTGTAGTTGCCAGCCATTTTAAGGAGGTGATCAATGAAGGCATCCGGCTGCTGCGAACCGATCGCTTTCAGGTATACGGCAGCCCCGACCTGGTAGGGGTAGAGCTCTGCGGAATACTTAAGAACATCATTGCCATTGCATCTGGCGCCATTAGTGGTCTTGGGCTGGGCTCTAATGCCCAGGCGCTGCTTATTAGCCGGGGCATGGTAGAAATGATCTACCTGGGCAGGGCCCTGGGTGGCGATGTGCATGCTTTTATTGGACTTGCAGGGGTGGGCGACCTGGTTGCTACCTGTACCAGTAAGCTCAGTCGTAATTTTACAGTAGGCTACCGGCTGGCTCAGGGCGAAACGCTGCAGGAAATCCTCAATTCTATGGAAGAAATAGCAGAGGGTGTTCATACCGTTCAGATCATGAAAAATCTGGCAGAAAATCTTAAGGTGCGGGCGCCAATCACCCAATTGCTATATAAGGTACTTTTTGAAGGTATGAAAGTTGAGGTGGCCCTGCAGTACCTGATGAAATATCCTTTCAATATTGATGTTGATTTTCTCTAG
- a CDS encoding Ion transport 2 domain protein (COG1226 Kef-type K+ transport systems, predicted NAD-binding component), producing the protein MNFFYFILGSLIIIFVVIDLILTTFAPTGSGVITNKLRRWMWSFFLLVSGRKGSSSILNYAGPVTVVTWLFGWLILLWLGNSLLYISDSDSVVAESNMRNTTWQEKMYFTSYTLSTLGSGEFIPYKTGWQLYSGFISFSGFIIVTIAITYLYSVVTNDIYRRKVSLQIYHTGGTPQEILLRFWDGEGFNRLKDELTALAEQILEVAQNHMAYPVLHNFHSTRRAQSMELNITCLDEALTILLLYKPKEVKPSLPELYALRSAITFYLQTLQNAFITPAKIGPPAPDLDPLLANDLPLHGRPYHELTNDGIELRRKLLCGLLNSQGWNWDAIEHYQSTDPLDNWLTTMRRQRKYIFPVPNKDQEKKEEEEQVKKD; encoded by the coding sequence ATGAATTTTTTCTATTTCATTCTTGGGTCACTGATCATCATTTTTGTTGTAATTGACCTGATACTAACCACTTTTGCGCCCACAGGCTCTGGTGTGATTACCAATAAGCTGCGCAGATGGATGTGGAGCTTCTTTTTATTGGTTTCGGGCAGAAAAGGGAGCAGCTCTATCTTGAATTATGCCGGTCCGGTAACCGTGGTTACATGGTTATTTGGCTGGCTCATCCTGCTTTGGCTGGGCAATTCACTTCTTTATATTTCCGATTCCGATTCTGTTGTAGCAGAATCCAATATGCGCAATACCACCTGGCAGGAGAAAATGTATTTTACCAGCTACACCCTCTCTACCCTGGGCAGCGGGGAGTTTATACCCTATAAAACCGGGTGGCAGCTTTACAGCGGCTTTATCTCTTTTAGTGGTTTTATTATTGTAACCATCGCTATAACGTACCTGTACAGTGTGGTTACCAACGATATTTACAGAAGAAAAGTAAGCCTGCAGATTTACCACACCGGTGGTACACCGCAGGAAATTCTGCTGCGCTTTTGGGATGGAGAAGGATTTAACCGGCTGAAAGACGAATTAACTGCTCTTGCAGAACAAATACTGGAGGTTGCGCAGAACCACATGGCCTATCCGGTACTGCACAACTTTCATTCAACCCGCAGAGCGCAGAGCATGGAGTTGAACATTACCTGCCTGGACGAAGCACTGACTATTTTACTACTGTACAAACCAAAAGAGGTAAAGCCAAGCCTGCCGGAACTATATGCCCTGCGCAGTGCCATTACCTTTTACCTGCAGACACTCCAGAATGCCTTTATCACGCCTGCCAAGATAGGGCCACCTGCCCCGGATCTGGATCCCTTACTTGCAAACGATCTGCCCCTGCACGGAAGGCCATACCATGAATTAACCAATGATGGCATTGAGCTTCGCAGAAAATTACTTTGCGGCTTACTGAACAGCCAGGGCTGGAACTGGGATGCAATTGAACATTACCAGTCCACTGATCCGCTAGATAACTGGCTTACCACCATGCGGCGGCAACGTAAATATATATTTCCGGTCCCCAACAAGGATCAGGAAAAAAAAGAAGAGGAGGAACAGGTAAAAAAAGATTAA
- a CDS encoding large conductance mechanosensitive channel protein (COG1970 Large-conductance mechanosensitive channel) — translation MAKKSLLQDFKEFAVRGNLLDLAFGIIIGTAFTRIVNSLVQYVIMPALGMIVGNFDFKHLQWVLKPAEADATGKVVEEAVIVKYGEFIQAMTDFLIIAIIVFFFVKLLNSWKNQAEDPKNPEVKTPKDIQLLTEIRDLIKEQNTKAG, via the coding sequence ATGGCCAAAAAGTCGTTGCTGCAGGATTTTAAAGAATTTGCAGTTAGAGGCAATCTGTTAGATCTGGCATTTGGTATCATTATCGGTACGGCATTTACCAGAATTGTTAACTCACTTGTTCAGTATGTTATTATGCCTGCACTGGGCATGATTGTTGGAAATTTTGATTTCAAGCACCTTCAGTGGGTACTAAAGCCGGCAGAAGCAGATGCCACAGGTAAAGTGGTAGAAGAAGCCGTTATTGTGAAATACGGAGAGTTCATTCAGGCCATGACAGACTTTCTGATCATTGCCATCATTGTATTTTTTTTTGTTAAACTTCTGAACAGCTGGAAAAACCAGGCAGAAGATCCTAAAAATCCTGAAGTAAAAACGCCTAAAGACATACAACTGCTTACGGAAATACGTGATCTGATAAAAGAGCAGAATACAAAGGCAGGTTAA
- a CDS encoding hypothetical protein (COG0841 Cation/multidrug efflux pump): MEAHQQPYKEQERVSQLIARTPLVREGDAANQALLSEHALQIKHRGKSRAFSLQYVERLSLEHRKLWLPLIGGAIVASLCLLALLHTFTMPYRLLSGAAIGLLGVWWGYRGSMALVVYEQRNHTDFLLSRVAQPVPVFLAFANRLIRRYPQPLGNYCISLSIQEWQQINLRGNITLAEPRLCLQQEVALYQNAGSSALWVAFDPLRLGNRLQWSLEGQELQGRLSGTIRVQEVSPLS, translated from the coding sequence TTGGAAGCCCACCAACAACCATATAAAGAGCAGGAGCGTGTAAGCCAGTTAATTGCCCGAACCCCTCTGGTTAGGGAGGGAGACGCCGCTAACCAGGCGTTGCTAAGCGAGCATGCGCTTCAGATAAAACACAGAGGTAAAAGCAGGGCATTTTCACTGCAGTATGTAGAGCGATTGTCGCTTGAGCACAGAAAGTTATGGCTGCCGCTCATTGGGGGTGCAATTGTGGCGAGTTTGTGCTTACTGGCATTGCTGCATACCTTTACCATGCCTTATCGCTTACTAAGCGGTGCAGCCATAGGATTGCTGGGGGTCTGGTGGGGGTACAGAGGCAGTATGGCCCTGGTGGTGTATGAACAGCGTAATCATACCGATTTCCTGCTATCGCGCGTAGCACAACCGGTTCCTGTTTTTTTAGCCTTTGCCAACAGGCTTATCAGGCGTTACCCGCAGCCTTTGGGTAACTATTGTATCAGCCTGTCAATACAGGAATGGCAGCAGATCAATTTAAGGGGCAATATCACCCTGGCTGAGCCCCGGCTGTGCCTGCAGCAAGAGGTGGCTTTGTATCAAAATGCAGGGAGTAGTGCCTTATGGGTTGCCTTTGATCCTTTGCGGCTGGGAAATCGGCTGCAGTGGTCCCTGGAGGGGCAGGAACTGCAGGGCCGGCTAAGCGGCACCATCAGGGTGCAGGAAGTAAGCCCGCTAAGCTGA
- a CDS encoding glycerol-3-phosphate O-acyltransferase (COG2937 Glycerol-3-phosphate O-acyltransferase) — protein MQPKPDSIEYTKKTYKPLIARAEYWPVMQLSRNRRSFIDEVTEASIERILEAKPTRAALVEELETTLHREKLRIKGNPWAVDPEDDAQFWGEVQRILVNISSDTNGKTAGQEKELLRSIINRYAEEIAGSFQHSSYRFARRAITFGFSRLLNASRVKGFGSLWSNQYTLQDKLHIAGETDHIRSLAQRGVVVMVPTHFSNLDSILIGWVIHVLGLPPFIYGAGLNLFNIGVIAYFMNSLGAYKVDRRKKNVIYLEALKTYSSLAIQQGCHSLFFPGGTRSRSGKLEKRLKLGLLSSAMEAQREMYQKHSAKDAKKIFVVPVSINYNFVLEAPSLINEYLKIKGQERYYVESDKYSNSYKILKFLVKFFTRGSDISVSIGRGMDLLGNFVDDEGHSYDNNGKLIDTRDYFVSNGVVTKDKQREQEYTRMLSDAIVKEYHRINRVFPSHLVAFVAFEMLQKKYEKLDLFSLLRLSDDELVIPYQDFKETFERLRDAVVNLYHQNKVHVDPKLTGDVDKVIAYGVRSVGMYHSKRTLKRNKKGNITTEDMNTLFYYHNRLVGYELEQHI, from the coding sequence ATGCAGCCGAAGCCAGACTCAATAGAGTATACCAAAAAGACATATAAGCCGCTTATTGCCAGAGCCGAATACTGGCCCGTGATGCAACTGAGCCGCAACCGCCGTAGCTTTATCGATGAAGTTACCGAAGCCTCCATAGAGCGTATTCTGGAAGCCAAGCCCACTAGGGCCGCCCTGGTCGAAGAACTGGAAACCACATTGCACCGGGAAAAGCTACGCATCAAGGGCAACCCATGGGCAGTAGATCCTGAAGATGATGCCCAGTTCTGGGGGGAAGTTCAGCGGATTCTGGTAAATATTTCGAGCGACACAAACGGGAAAACAGCAGGGCAGGAAAAAGAGCTGCTCCGCAGCATTATCAATCGCTATGCCGAAGAAATTGCCGGAAGTTTTCAGCATAGCTCTTATCGTTTTGCCCGCAGGGCCATCACCTTTGGCTTTTCACGTTTGCTCAATGCATCGCGTGTGAAAGGCTTTGGTTCGCTCTGGAGCAATCAGTATACCCTGCAGGATAAACTTCATATTGCAGGCGAAACCGACCACATCAGATCCCTTGCACAGCGGGGGGTAGTGGTGATGGTGCCAACTCACTTCAGCAACCTTGATTCTATCCTTATTGGCTGGGTGATACACGTACTAGGTTTGCCTCCTTTTATTTATGGAGCAGGCCTCAACCTGTTTAACATAGGCGTAATTGCTTATTTTATGAACAGCCTAGGTGCTTACAAAGTAGACAGGCGTAAGAAAAACGTAATCTACCTGGAGGCGCTTAAAACCTATAGCAGCCTGGCTATCCAGCAGGGTTGCCATAGCCTGTTTTTTCCGGGTGGTACACGCTCCCGTTCAGGTAAACTGGAAAAACGCCTGAAGCTGGGCCTGCTGAGCAGCGCCATGGAGGCACAGCGGGAAATGTACCAGAAGCACAGTGCCAAGGATGCCAAAAAGATCTTTGTTGTTCCGGTATCCATCAATTACAATTTTGTGCTGGAAGCTCCAAGCCTGATCAACGAATACCTCAAGATCAAGGGGCAGGAGCGTTATTACGTTGAATCTGATAAGTACAGCAATTCCTACAAAATCCTGAAGTTTCTGGTGAAGTTCTTCACCAGGGGCTCCGATATTTCGGTTTCTATTGGCCGGGGCATGGACCTGCTTGGCAACTTTGTTGATGATGAGGGTCACTCTTACGATAACAACGGTAAATTAATTGATACCCGTGATTACTTTGTCTCAAATGGCGTGGTAACCAAGGATAAGCAGCGGGAGCAGGAGTACACCCGCATGCTGAGCGATGCCATCGTGAAAGAATACCACCGCATTAACAGGGTGTTTCCCAGCCACCTGGTTGCTTTCGTTGCTTTTGAAATGCTGCAGAAAAAATACGAAAAGCTGGATTTATTCAGCCTGTTGCGGCTATCGGACGATGAGTTGGTAATCCCTTATCAGGATTTTAAAGAAACCTTTGAACGTTTGCGCGATGCAGTGGTAAATCTGTATCATCAGAACAAGGTGCATGTAGATCCTAAGCTTACCGGCGATGTGGATAAGGTAATTGCTTACGGCGTTCGGAGCGTAGGGATGTACCACAGCAAGCGTACCCTTAAGCGCAACAAAAAGGGTAATATCACAACTGAAGACATGAATACACTTTTCTACTACCACAATCGCCTGGTAGGCTACGAACTGGAACAACATATCTGA
- a CDS encoding hypothetical protein (COG4775 Outer membrane protein/protective antigen OMA87) — protein MYYSKHKFVFFGVIAFFLLMLGCPCMALHLPDGRPLPVEEDTIRRFEPRLVLLLTDTSEEASLQRTQLFYDELKTKFYRNRFTKQLHKLLFTKPSAGRAKRASQHKDMEYFQQFEGKVIQQLTIKKLPLFGPTVNDTTPRPTNWLKRTGNAVHFQTRDWVINKNLLFKEGESVNAEVLYDNERLLRSLSYIRDARIRITEMPDNPDAVAIEVVTQDFFPLSFSAGRAPFSSYTVGVQNNNIFGIGHRFTNEILYRSDGTPAFGYEGTYMVENVNGSFINASVMGAYTDVRRGGGFSLQRPFFTPDIRWAGGLDLQRMEQMSYVLHRDREKDTLVWHANDVLDAWMGHSIPLNNTKPHPKGREAIVLAGRALRIYNHEVPGGELYNSDFFINRKLWLGSAGWVRRRYRRDAYIFGFGRTEDVPLGALVNVTAGVEEQEQLMYYGQVNAAWGTYFEKFGYLDVRGAVGQYFGAEEQEDSRRVRSGSLSWTSALWPSGRYRFRQLLTLDYLYGDKRFDYEFVAVSSREIRGLRGVDLRGTQRLNLTIETIAFSPVQILGFRLAGFAFADYAVLNSAPALSLKGQGVQGYGLGLRVRNENLVFKTFQLRLAYYPGPGGGINISLLGRPNNIFQEFLVGRPQAQPFR, from the coding sequence ATGTATTATAGTAAACATAAATTTGTATTTTTTGGCGTTATAGCCTTTTTTTTGCTGATGCTTGGCTGCCCATGCATGGCCCTGCATTTACCTGATGGGAGACCTTTGCCTGTTGAGGAAGATACTATCAGGCGTTTTGAACCGCGGCTGGTATTACTGCTTACCGATACCAGCGAGGAAGCCAGCCTGCAGCGCACTCAACTGTTTTATGATGAATTAAAAACCAAATTTTATCGCAATAGATTTACCAAACAATTGCACAAGCTGCTGTTTACCAAACCTTCTGCGGGTAGAGCAAAGCGAGCCAGTCAGCACAAGGATATGGAATATTTCCAGCAGTTTGAAGGAAAGGTGATTCAGCAGCTCACCATAAAAAAATTACCCTTGTTTGGCCCCACTGTTAACGATACCACGCCAAGACCTACAAACTGGCTGAAAAGAACGGGCAATGCTGTTCATTTTCAAACCAGGGACTGGGTAATCAATAAAAACCTGCTGTTCAAAGAAGGAGAAAGCGTAAATGCAGAAGTGCTATATGATAATGAACGACTGCTGCGTAGCCTGTCCTACATCAGAGATGCCCGCATTAGAATAACTGAAATGCCGGATAATCCTGATGCAGTAGCCATAGAGGTAGTTACACAGGATTTTTTTCCTCTTAGTTTTAGTGCCGGCAGAGCTCCTTTTTCGAGCTATACAGTTGGCGTACAAAACAATAATATTTTTGGCATTGGCCACCGCTTCACCAACGAAATCTTATACCGTAGCGACGGCACCCCGGCGTTTGGCTATGAGGGCACCTATATGGTGGAGAATGTTAACGGGAGTTTCATTAATGCATCTGTTATGGGTGCCTATACGGATGTTCGCAGGGGAGGTGGCTTTAGCCTGCAGCGTCCGTTCTTTACGCCAGACATCCGCTGGGCAGGCGGGCTTGACCTGCAGAGGATGGAACAAATGAGCTATGTGCTACACCGCGACAGGGAAAAAGACACCCTGGTGTGGCATGCCAATGATGTGCTTGACGCCTGGATGGGTCATTCTATTCCGCTGAACAATACCAAGCCACATCCAAAGGGAAGGGAGGCGATCGTTTTGGCAGGCAGGGCATTGAGAATTTATAATCATGAGGTGCCGGGAGGAGAGCTTTACAACAGCGATTTTTTCATCAATCGTAAGTTATGGCTGGGTAGTGCTGGCTGGGTACGCCGCAGATACCGCAGAGATGCCTATATTTTTGGTTTTGGACGTACAGAAGACGTACCGCTGGGAGCACTGGTAAATGTTACGGCAGGTGTAGAAGAGCAGGAGCAATTAATGTATTACGGCCAGGTGAATGCAGCCTGGGGTACCTATTTCGAAAAATTTGGTTACCTCGATGTGCGCGGGGCTGTAGGTCAGTATTTCGGTGCAGAGGAGCAGGAAGATAGTCGCAGAGTACGGTCAGGTAGCCTAAGCTGGACCAGCGCTTTGTGGCCCAGCGGCCGCTACAGATTCAGGCAGCTGCTCACGCTCGACTACCTCTACGGTGATAAACGGTTCGACTATGAATTTGTGGCAGTAAGCTCCCGGGAAATACGGGGCTTGCGTGGTGTAGACCTAAGGGGTACCCAAAGGCTAAACCTTACTATAGAAACAATTGCATTTAGCCCGGTACAGATATTGGGTTTCCGGCTGGCCGGATTTGCCTTTGCCGATTATGCAGTCTTAAACTCTGCACCTGCTTTAAGTTTAAAGGGCCAGGGTGTGCAGGGATATGGGCTGGGACTGCGTGTTAGAAATGAAAACCTGGTTTTCAAAACTTTTCAGCTGCGCCTGGCTTACTATCCAGGTCCCGGCGGGGGGATCAACATCAGCCTGCTGGGCAGACCAAACAATATATTCCAGGAATTTTTAGTGGGCAGACCACAGGCACAGCCTTTTCGCTAG
- a CDS encoding uspa domain-containing protein (COG0589 Universal stress protein UspA and related nucleotide-binding proteins): protein MTLRNLLVPTDFSDHAQPSLAYALLLAKKFGATVYVLNSYYVPINTIETDYVVDQALWLEQSRQRALEEMKLLEERSLLNSGVHYECLVHPGPAMNDINYTIKENKIDLVVMGTYKTNEMEGFFSNLYTQAIRRAKAPVLLIPEEASLTLPASIAFATDLKPLENQEPVKNLTAILSDLGVSLTLLHVHPPGETISTKRRDRLRKLQDQFAALRPQVRLLEADDEEAGILNFTEREKPDWLMAVSHQYGLLEGIFHSSHTKKIARHSKVPLLVSHE, encoded by the coding sequence ATGACACTACGGAATTTACTGGTGCCAACAGATTTTTCTGATCATGCCCAACCCTCTCTTGCCTATGCACTGCTGCTTGCTAAAAAATTTGGTGCTACCGTATATGTACTGAACAGCTATTATGTACCCATCAATACTATAGAAACCGACTATGTAGTAGACCAGGCCCTCTGGCTGGAGCAAAGCAGGCAGCGGGCGCTGGAAGAAATGAAGCTGCTGGAGGAGCGCTCCCTGCTAAATTCCGGGGTTCATTACGAATGCCTGGTGCACCCAGGCCCTGCCATGAATGACATCAACTACACCATCAAGGAAAATAAAATTGACCTGGTGGTGATGGGTACTTATAAAACCAATGAGATGGAAGGCTTTTTTAGCAATTTATATACCCAGGCCATTCGCCGTGCCAAAGCACCTGTTTTACTTATTCCTGAAGAGGCAAGCTTAACTTTACCAGCATCAATAGCCTTTGCCACAGACCTAAAGCCTCTTGAAAACCAGGAACCTGTTAAGAATTTAACAGCCATACTGTCAGATCTGGGTGTCTCTCTTACCCTCCTGCATGTACACCCGCCCGGAGAAACAATAAGCACTAAAAGAAGAGATAGACTCAGGAAGCTTCAGGATCAGTTTGCTGCTTTGAGGCCGCAGGTCAGATTGCTGGAGGCTGATGATGAGGAAGCAGGTATCCTGAATTTTACAGAAAGGGAAAAGCCTGACTGGCTAATGGCAGTTTCGCATCAATACGGTCTGCTGGAGGGAATTTTTCATAGCAGCCATACCAAAAAAATAGCCCGGCATTCAAAGGTACCTCTGCTCGTTTCTCACGAGTAG
- a CDS encoding lyase (COG1533 DNA repair photolyase), whose product MRYNYDTVFINDNSDEILHKLAQHLAPLPFPKPANQVDQLYWTYDIGCSTDISLHWKHYNWPGVFDFFRDHAKAKATFATKYVNEAMLAYQPQKKIRIRFSLMPQSVSTLLEPKTTPITERIAAIKAFSRAGYEVHLNFSPIVVYEGWLQEYRVLFEEIAAAVPAELQQEVAAECIFLTHNPWQHERNLERGFAESEALLWQPEKQEAKQSQYGSQGVRYQIPLKREYISQWQALHDEIIPWNTIRYIF is encoded by the coding sequence ATGCGCTATAACTACGATACTGTATTTATCAATGATAACAGCGATGAAATTTTACACAAACTGGCGCAGCACCTTGCGCCCCTTCCTTTTCCAAAGCCTGCTAACCAGGTAGATCAGCTTTACTGGACCTACGATATTGGCTGCTCTACCGATATTAGTCTGCACTGGAAGCATTACAACTGGCCCGGGGTATTTGATTTTTTCAGGGATCATGCTAAGGCAAAAGCAACCTTTGCTACAAAATATGTAAATGAAGCCATGCTGGCTTATCAGCCACAAAAAAAGATTCGCATCAGGTTTAGCCTGATGCCTCAGTCAGTTAGTACTCTACTGGAGCCTAAAACTACACCTATTACAGAAAGAATTGCAGCCATCAAGGCTTTCTCCAGAGCAGGCTACGAGGTACACCTTAACTTTTCTCCTATTGTGGTTTATGAAGGCTGGCTACAGGAATACAGGGTGTTATTTGAAGAAATAGCAGCGGCGGTACCTGCGGAACTACAACAGGAGGTGGCAGCGGAGTGCATTTTTCTTACCCATAACCCCTGGCAACATGAGCGGAACCTGGAGCGTGGCTTTGCGGAAAGTGAAGCCTTGTTGTGGCAACCTGAAAAACAGGAAGCAAAGCAAAGCCAGTATGGCAGCCAGGGGGTGCGTTACCAGATACCGCTCAAGCGGGAGTATATTAGTCAATGGCAGGCGCTGCATGATGAAATCATACCATGGAATACCATCAGGTATATTTTTTAA
- a CDS encoding exonuclease (COG0847 DNA polymerase III, epsilon subunit and related 3'-5' exonucleases) has protein sequence MVNPGIPIPPFISQLTGITDEMVQDAPAFEQIAPQVEQLTRNCIFVAHNVQFDYNFVRQEFARLGLPFERDRLCTVKLSRHFLPGKLSYSLGRLCEDVGISISARHRAAGDAEATVKLLEIMFRQAGTEQVNGFVSAGSPFDQLNKKLKSIKLEDVPQRAGVLYLLDAEDKPIFIEGTTNLRRRAVSYLKNKAGKVGKTIMPHIKDVWFEETGSQLLAILLANERVLKEKPAYNKAASAAPVRWKITAQEGGDGFLYLGVARSDEGVWGPFASRKLAQEKLGLLLNQFFLCRRYSNFKNTDCAPASCLKACQGNEQTDTYNKRALAAISATSSPAGGKLLVDKGRYGNERVVIFENELGGVAWGYFEGSTKSFTEEELATNAVYPLKSGNAAAVLRRFLLKNSVQKVFSYGQKVVAAGF, from the coding sequence TTGGTGAACCCCGGCATCCCTATTCCTCCTTTTATTAGTCAGTTAACCGGCATTACCGATGAAATGGTGCAGGATGCTCCTGCTTTTGAGCAAATAGCCCCCCAGGTAGAGCAGTTAACCCGCAATTGTATCTTTGTGGCCCACAATGTGCAGTTCGATTATAACTTTGTACGCCAGGAATTTGCCCGGCTGGGACTGCCTTTTGAGCGGGACCGCCTGTGCACTGTGAAACTAAGTAGGCATTTTCTGCCAGGCAAGCTAAGCTACAGCCTGGGCCGCTTATGCGAAGATGTGGGCATCTCCATCAGTGCCCGCCACCGTGCTGCCGGAGATGCTGAGGCTACCGTAAAATTACTGGAGATCATGTTCCGGCAGGCAGGCACAGAACAGGTAAATGGATTCGTGAGCGCCGGCAGCCCCTTCGATCAGTTAAATAAAAAGCTTAAAAGTATTAAGCTGGAGGATGTGCCCCAGCGTGCAGGCGTACTTTACCTGCTGGATGCCGAGGATAAGCCCATATTTATAGAAGGCACTACCAACCTGCGGCGCAGGGCTGTTTCTTATCTTAAGAATAAAGCTGGTAAAGTAGGTAAAACAATCATGCCCCATATTAAAGACGTTTGGTTTGAAGAAACCGGCAGCCAGCTGCTGGCAATACTGCTGGCAAATGAAAGAGTTCTTAAAGAAAAGCCTGCTTATAACAAGGCGGCTTCTGCTGCGCCTGTGCGCTGGAAAATTACAGCACAGGAAGGGGGCGACGGATTTTTGTACCTGGGCGTAGCCCGCAGCGATGAGGGAGTGTGGGGACCTTTTGCTTCACGCAAACTTGCACAGGAAAAGTTAGGACTACTGCTCAATCAGTTTTTTCTTTGCAGGCGGTACAGCAATTTTAAAAATACAGATTGTGCACCGGCAAGCTGCCTGAAGGCCTGCCAGGGAAATGAGCAGACAGACACTTACAATAAAAGAGCGCTTGCAGCCATTTCTGCTACGAGTTCGCCCGCAGGAGGCAAGTTGCTGGTAGACAAAGGACGCTATGGAAATGAGCGGGTGGTCATTTTTGAAAATGAGCTGGGAGGTGTTGCCTGGGGATACTTTGAAGGAAGTACAAAAAGCTTTACGGAAGAAGAACTGGCTACCAATGCTGTATATCCGCTAAAATCGGGAAATGCTGCTGCTGTACTACGGCGTTTCCTGCTAAAGAATTCAGTACAAAAGGTTTTTTCTTATGGCCAAAAAGTCGTTGCTGCAGGATTTTAA